The Musa acuminata AAA Group cultivar baxijiao chromosome BXJ3-6, Cavendish_Baxijiao_AAA, whole genome shotgun sequence region TACTAGCCAAAAGTTGAGTCAAATTGTTACTATTGATACACTATAACTCCAGTGAATATTATACACTCATCACCTGGTCTTGGTTTTCCCTTCTACATTGGCAGCATGTTGTTTCATCCATGTTCTTCAACAAACAGTATATCTAGAAGATCATCATAGCTCAATATCATCACATATATGAAATTCGTGTTACCTCCTTCAATAGGCTTAATTTCCTGTGCAACTAAGAGGAAATCTCCTTGTCTTCATTCTTCCATTCAATGCCAGTGCCAGCACATCATATTCTTCCACAAACCAGAGCTCAGACATGGTCGCCTGAAAGGATAAAGTTAATCAGCACAAACATGCAAAGGGCAAAGGATGTGATTCACTAGATAGGAGACACATAATGATCAGAATAGGATAACTCAGTGGCCAATGATATCAAGACATAAAAAGGACAACCAGCTGATGTAAGTAGCAGACTACAAATTCAGCTCATTAAAGTAATTGTCCAGATATATGCAAGATACTACCTCAAAACCTTGAAGCTTCTTGTTAAGCTGCGAAACAAGCTCATGAAACAACTGGAGTTGATTAGAAGGTGTTTCCAGCTTCTACAGGAAAAGGATAGCACAGTGAGTCATCAGGCTGGAGCATTTACATAAATATAACTTGTAGCAATGACATCACAACATTAGGGatgttttcttattttctaaTTTTAGTCCAATCCTGTAGTTCATGCCCAATCTTTGGTTTCTTGTTGTAGCACCAACCAGATATCAACTTTAGCTATCATACAAGGATATGCTCACATTAAACTGGAATTAGAAGGTTGTGGAGAATgacgacaacaacaacaagcatccataagatccaacaaAAGCCATCAGTCAAGCTAAATACAATTTCAAAATCAATTTGTTATGTTACCTCCAATAAGATTTTAGGACGTCCAAGAAGTCTTGCAAATGAAGTATGAAGTAGAACGGAATCATACTGTACAAAAGAAAGAGAATTTCAGAAGAATGGCATGTCTCAATGCAACagatcaacaacaacaataataataagagcTTTCATATACTTTACAAATTCCGAAAATAGCATTTTTACCATTATAGCATATATCTCTGCAACTATTAAGATCCTTTGTATCTCAGTGGTTAACATCCACCCAAAATACCTAATTTAATCACTTTTCAAATGGttaacattattttgttttagttaaAGAAATATACAAAAATATGAAAAACCTAAATGATCTCAAATAAGATATAAAAACCCAATCAGACTGGCCAATATTAACTGATATTTACCAATCTGACTAGAAAATGGGATGTGGATTTGGTGATTTCACCGGGTCCAATCCAGAACAGGGCTTATCAGAAGGTAACCCTATAAAGGTACCAATATAAACCAAGCTTATTATCAGGTTTTTACTTAAACTAAGAGTAGCGGCAGTAAGATCAGGTTTTTGCAGTAAGATCTGTGTGTGTGTGCAATTTTGCTAGATAATGATGATAACTATAACAATAACAATGATAACAATCATGGTGCACATGACAGTTTACACGAGGATACTTTGTGTACATTATAATTCTACATTTCAAAAGAAATCCATTTGATCAGGCTCCTATTCTATGCAATGCTGCATCACATAGTCACATCAATGGAGAAATAGATCATTGGAAGTAAAATAACCAGCTTCTCTTACCAGTTGCTTTTTAGGTGCACGTGGAAGGGCGTCTCTCAGTTTAGCCCGAATAACAGCGGGATCAGTACCAGAGGTCACCTGGTCATTCAAGAGAATAAACAGATATGATAGTTGGAAGAGCACTTGGTTGAGACTCAAGCAACCACAATGATAAGGAAAAAGGGAACGAAAAGGTTAACAAAAAACAACTTTTAGAGTGGCATTCCAACCACGATAGAATAAGATGGTGTAAACATCTCAATCAATGATCCAATCAGCATTATGGGAAGCAATTCTTAAATAAAATACACAGAAAGTTGAAATCTTTATGAAGGGAAAAAACCATATAAGTAATGCAGTAGAATCACAAATTAAGTACAATGAGGCTTTTATGAAATGTATTAAATAGGATAGAAATCAGGTCCTATCTGGTCAAATTAGAGGCCAGAAATTCACTAGATTCAGAATTTGATCAATAAGATATGCCACCTGCTATCAGGTATTGTCTCGCTTCCAGGGATAATAGTAACCTtttagagagaagaaaagaaagaaaagagaggaagctAAATAcaggaaaagaggaaagagaaaaaaGTAAATAGGCAACTTTGTTAATCATTTCGATAATAACACAAGAAGACTGCCAACATATCTTTATAAGAGTTATGGAGTCATCCCAAAAAGGTTCTCTGAAATATAACtccaaaaatcataaaaattcaaattttgatagGAAAATTACTAGACAAAGCTGTACTATAGGTTTTTGAATATCAATTGGAACTTTATTTGAACTCTAGAGACCACTTCAATTTGTCATTAGAGATGACAACTTCATCAAATTTGCTGAAATGTTTTCCATTTTAACACAGATGGTTGTCCTTATGGTATTATTCTTTTCTTATATCGATTAGGGACGTCTCTAGTTCTTTTCTGTCACACTTTGGGGCAGCTCCAATGAAAAATAGTACTGCTGGATTGTCCATTATTTTTAACCAAGAAACCTTAATTTAGTCAGCCATTAAAAATAGGATTGGTTGACTAATCAAACCATGACCAACCTAGGTCAACTTTCCTACAAGTTCTTATACTAGTAAATGAACATGTCCAAGTTATTCTAGAGAGCGACATGGCAAGAGAGAGCCCCACACGGGATACTGAAACTGAACCCATAGCCAACCTACACATGGAACTTTGTTTTAAGGTCGTGTTATTCCTCTAGCTTGGCCATTCATGCCTTaaccatgatgatgatgagtccaAAATCCATTCAATTATGTGGATGGGTCTGAAGTCAAGTTGTGTTGTCTAATAATTTATGTTCTAATGCGGAAACAACCTCTCTATATTTACAAATAAGGCCGCACACATTGACCCTCCCCAAACCTCACAGCGGCGGAAGTATATGTGCTCCTGGGTACACCCTTTTTCTTTTATTGCTCAGATGACAGAACTAAAAAAGCCCAACTTAGTCCTTCAAAGTCACTTGACCATGATGGTTTAAGTGCAAAATAGATTTGTCTCACGCTGTTTATTCCTTGTGGACAAGGAACATACTGTACCAAATTTCCTTCCCTCAAGTGCACCTTGTTTCTGAAGTGGTAATTCAAAACCCTGTGGTACCCACACTTCAATTaattctttgcttctttcttgaaaACATACACAAGCAGGATGAAAATATCACAAAGCTATCTCCAAATTATATGGAATTATGGATTGTTCTCCATTTATAGTGGTGAATTAAGAAGCATTACTGTTCTGTATCTTAACGATGGAAAGAATTGCATAATGCTCTTCAATGCAGTCAACACCATGCTGAAGCTTGTTTGTGTTCAATCCTAATGAAATTCAACTGAAATTTTGCAGTCAACACCATGCTGAAGCTTGTTTGTGTTCAATCCTAATGAAATTCAACTGAAATTTTAGCTTCGTACACCATAGAATCAAGCTTTTTATCTGTCATCATCCTTATGCTCCCTTCACATTGCCATTCACTTGGACAAATTAGCTACTGTATTACTGACCGCAAAAGGCTTTGAGTTCAATTAGACAAATTTAAGTAATTTATGATTACTATCAATGCTACCATTAAATCCCAGAGAGAACTGACAACCTGTAGTCAGTTCTGAGTGACGAGCTTAAACTAAAAACAATAACTCAACCTAACAAAATCTAATTCTTATGATAAAAACAAGAATAACTACTAGATTGAGTCACAAAATGGAAACCAAAATGGACTAGTGCAAGATTATATCAAATGCAAACAAGTttcattaaattttaatataaatcatGGCTACATCAAAGGGGTAGCACTAGATACTTGTTTTTTGCATTTTGCAGCAGATATAGGTGGCTATCTGGAGTAAGTTATTTACAGTTGATCTGACAgcaaatgaaaatataatgaatgAGAACAAGTCTAATAAGATGAAAGCCACAGAAAAAGAAGTATCAGGTGAACCTGCCAGCATCCCAGTAGCACACCTGTCGATGTCAACACGACTCTATCCAAGACAATTTTCAGAGGGCACAGAACTTCTGCAACACCTCTTACAGTGTTTGCCTCATCTTCAATCTCAAGAAATAAGACAGACCACATCAATACAAGAAGAAATGCCAAATAAGCACaatagtaataataaaaaaattccacATACCTCATCATCGGTTGCAGTTACAGGTGTGATATGATGGGATGCGTGAAACATGCTCGAGTGGTATATGCTCACATTTTGAAACCAGATAACTGAATATAGTGAAAAATAATAATGTCAGctatatgataccagaaaatgtgAAGAAttcataaattaaataattagTACTGAGAAAGACAATTGACCTCGAATAAAACAATTTGCAGGTTCAGCTGATGTTTTTTTGCAAGGAAGATGACACCAATTGAAGTGTCATACTAATGAAGAACATTTACAGACATGAAATTAAATTTTGAAGTTTCTTCTTAGTTTACATATATCATTTGTAGGAGTCACAAGGGCTGCAAAGTGCAAAAGTGGTATACAGTGCATTACCTCCGTTAAAATAGGGAAGAAATATCTCTCTAACTGCTTCCCTGCCACGATCAGTAAAATGAATAAAGCAaagaatttttttgatgaaaatttaatGGAGGCTATATACACACACTCTCTGCAACAAAACTCTGTGAAACTGAAACTGAAACAAAACTCTGTGAGGCTATATACTCCAGGAAAGCCGAAACTGAAACAATAAAAAACAATGTTTCTGAGGATGCTAAAGACATCTAACATTCAAACAAACTGCTAGAAGAGACTGAAAacgaaaattatttttatgtgtCGAATATTGTGACTAAAGTAACTCATTTTGTTTATGAACATCATATTGCAGGAAATCTTACCATGTCCTCTAAGTTATGAGCGTTGAGTATACTTAGTGCAAACTGAGATAACCATCTAAGTTCGCCAAAAAGGATGACCAAGCACTTTTTATATATAGTATTTTGTCCTATCAAATGGTAACTAAAAATTGTATCTTACATTTCAAGTTATGTCTTTTTTAGAAGTTCTGGTATATACTTGTCCTCAAACCCAAGGCTTGACTCAGGCCCGTCCTCTTGTTGCAAGACCCTTATCCAGATGCAACCTAACAATAGAATGGATAGGGACCCAATAACATCACCAACTGGGAATTCATCTCATATTTGGCTTCTATACTACACTGCTTCTTCAGATATTCTATCTCTTAAAGGGACAAGTATGTGGATCCATGAAGTATCAATGCCCATAACTATATTATAAAACATTCCTCTTCACCTACAGATTAATTAATGCCTAGACAATACTTCAAACACTTCTCTATTTGAACCAATCATTTTAACACTACACAATCCTGTAAAGAAGTATCTCCAAACTTCAACAAAAGCAAATGAATAATTAACTAGAGAACATATAAGATAGATTCATAATTCTTTCTTATTTGCACATGCAAGTCAGAGTGTATTTCAAAAGTTATTCTTGCTGGTCACAACaagttatttttttcctttttttaaatgTTTATTGAATCGAATTCCAGCTGTCAAAATCCcttcttaaaaaataaagattCAAAATGAGTTAAATAATGACAATATTTCGCATTTTATTGTGATTTGCTGACAATTTGGTGTGATTGAGAAGTCAGAGCTACatcatttaataattaaatcagatATAATGCAGAAACCAGAGCTACAGCATTGAATTTgaattaagtaaaaaaataagAATACTAAGATCTCGCTAAAGCAGATATAATGCAGATATCTAACTTAGGTCTCCATAACAAATCACTAATATCATGCATTTAAAGTCGATAAGACTTTTCCTTTTCTGGATAACTCCCCAATCAATAAGATAGTGTTAAAACCCTCTCAAGTATCTGAAAACTAAACAGACAGCTCATTTAACTGCAAAGTATTCTCCACAAACAGACTTCAGATAATGTGAGTATCACATACGAAATTGGTATTGAGTGTTCACTGTTCAAGTGAAGCACCGTTGCCCGAACAGGAGGGTCCGCCATCTATTTGAACAAAAATAATTATACAACAATCAAAGCCAATAgtgaaaaataaaatcctcaagaaCAAACAAAGTAAAGCGTCAACAAAGACTAATCCACCTTCAGCACCGGAGTAACAGAATCATTTTTCTGCTCAAATAGATCTGAAATCGACAGTGACTGTGAAGTCTCTCCGTGCTTCAAGAATGCTGCGCCGTGCTCATCCAAGTCCTTAGCCATCTTATCATACAAAATCTTCCGCCGCTCCAAGATCGACATCCTAGACTCTGATCCaaaaacataaaattatttaatcGCGATACAATGATCCGTCTGTCCAAGTAACCAAATcgaaagagaaaacaaaaaggGATTTCCCGATTCATCAGGAATATGTCCACGAACCCATTCGTTCGGTTCATTAATCCGTCGCACAAACTATCTCCACTGATGAaagattttatattgaaaaaatTAGGGAAAATTATGGTTGAAAATTACCGGAATCGGAGGATGTGACGAGCGCCCGGGAGGGATCGGAGCTCTCCAGGGAGATTCGAAACGCGAGGTAGACAAGGACGGAAACGGAGATCCAGATAACGGTGGCGGCGAGCTTCGATCGGCAGAAGAAATTTCGGAACCTCAACATTCGATCTTTCGCGTTCCTATTCTGAGAAGACCTCGAGGCTTCCAAGACTTCCCAAATGTTACCCTCTTCCACCAAGATATATTTGAATTCGACAGCGACGCTGCtgtaaaagaaataaaaagactCATTAACTACTTATGTTAACGgttgcctttttttctttttgtcataTGCATTAATTTTTATTCCAGTAATaaacatttataatatttatctatTCTCATCTTTAGTTTCCATCACTTTCTTTTATTTCTTCCCTTCTAtagtttatattattatttaaaaaacaaaatagtatttttttcCTCAAAAAAAAGTTGTATATTAATGTAAATTTATAGAAAAACACTACATGATTTACTTAAACCTTACAAAATTTATCATCATCATTCTGCTTTTAGCAGGCGGTTCTCAACAAAAGATGCATCAATTCTTCTCCTATAGCTGCAATCACAAAGCGAACGCTTAGCGGTAGCGTATCACGCTGCGTGTCATAGCATCCCTAGAAGACTTATTTTTGGGCTGACTCAGTGACATTGTGCAGCCTGGCCCAGTGAATCCGTAGTCTGTTACATTTACGACTCTTTTTTCCGGCGATTTATATGAAAAGATttagaaatattataaattataaccACAAAGTCCTCTTCTTTCTCGTCTCGGCTCGTCTCTCCTCCATATGGTCGTACGATCGAGGTGTGGTTTGATGAGATATGGATTCTTTCACGATCTAATTTTCCTTCGGCATTTTCGATTCGGTTATCTTCGGATCGCACGGAACCAGAATTAGATATCCATTCAACCCTCTTTCTGTCACTCGATTTGGGGGAATTGATTGTTTTTTTTATGTGATATTTCTGTTCTACAAAATTTACCTTTAATCAATCGAATCCGTTCCTTTGTCATCTTTTTTGTTGTGTTTGTTTCTTGGATGGAATCTATGCTTTGTATAGTGTGCTATTGTTTAGTAGGAATCTACCCTAAATGCAGAGATAACTAGAGCGTGAACATTCAATTTGCGGGATCTAAACGGTTCCGCAGATCAAGATCTGTAGTGGTGAATGGAATCCCGCAGGAAAGTTCCCACATTGGTGGAGCTATGTGTTAACGAACAAATATACTGTTGCTGATGAGTCAGCGTAGCTAGGTCCgtcggtcgatgtcgggagtcttacgTGGAATGAGCTGAATGACGAGGTAGCCGTGCCCTCGGGAAGGGGTGCTGGTTAGCATCGGTCGGGATCCGGGCCAGTTGACGGCTCGCATTGGGGACGTCGGTCGGGGATTTCCAAGGTGGGACGTTCGCGAGCCGTAGGTGGTGACACTTCCCTGCAAAAATGGCTTTCGTCGGATAGTTCCCAACTTTGatcccttcgacgatcaagtcagtagtGGGTAGAATTCTTTTATTGCCCCCTCTGGCCGGAAACTAACCCGGGGCTTTATACTATTGCACGAGGGTCGGTAGCACGTCGATTCGACGTGGCCGCCGACCCTCGAGGGATGAGACGATGCCTCTGACCAGCCGCCGTCTCAGGGCGTGCAATGCCGCGTCAGACGGCATCGCCCCGAGCTCTCGGGACAGGACAGGTGGAACAGCTTCTTGGTACGGTTCTAACTTGGCGTGTGGCGTCAGTGGTGACGTGTCCGGGGTTCCAAAACATGCCGTATCACTATGCATGGGCACGGCGATCGCTAGCCTTAGGTACATCGAAGATGTTGGAGACATGGAGTTACACCTCTTGAAGGACATCTTACCTCACTGTAACATTAATGAGTTGACCCACATTGAGAACTCAACGAAAGAAAGTCATGCGTTGCTATCAGTCCTCTTTTGAAATTCTTACATGGTCATGGTCTTCGTATTAATCTTAAGCTTTCTGAGTCACTACCATTGATAATTGATTTTACTATGCCATTTTAGGGAAGGGACCTCAGTCCAGTGACAGATGACTCGTGGAAAAGATTCTATGAGCAACAATTTGGAGTGGAGAGTGCAAATACTGTGATCAACAGGATGAAACAGAAGTGGAGACTGCTCTATGAGGTGCTGCATCATTTTGCTAGGATTTTCTGCTCTTGTTATAAGTGATTTTTTGGCCAATCTATAATTTTCTGGGTGAAGAAATAGAATCACTAACCAAGAACCATGCCAACCACATTCTTGGCATAGAAGTTCTGCAGAGATTGCTAAAAGGAAATCTTAGGATGTCATGTCTATTgtctataaatttatatttcaaaagatATATGGCGTGTTGAATTTGCATGACTTGCTTGTAGGCAAagcaaaaggaaaggaaagaagctaAAAATAGAATGGCCAAGAAACTTAAACAGAATTATGCAGAGAGTCAAGCTAGAGAGTCATCATACACTTTTATATTTTGTGCCTGTTAATTATATGTTCTGTAGCATGGAGTATTGTTTGAACTGCACCAACTGGTACATTGCTAAGTTGAACAGCATCTAGCTTCAGAATGCTGCTTTCATCACAGGTGCATTTTCACTGTGGCAATATAAGTATTTAAGACAAATAAATCAGATGTCTGTCTGCAACTATTGTCTGATAGGTGCAGAAGCACATAGTGTTTCATTTTGTGATTATGCTGTATAGGCTTCTCGCTTGAGTTTTTATAGCTGAACTTTTTCCCTATGGAAAATGTTGATTGTTTGAACTGTCAAATTATAAGGATTCTCAGGAATAATCCCAACATGGTGTCATAGTAGCAGATTGTACATTTGAGTCCTCAAGACATGTAATTTTCCtactttttttataatttcatgACACATGTCGGGCTTGAGCATTACCCGATCAACAAGTTGTAGGTTTGATTGAATGCTATCAAACAAAACATGTTATATTTGAGGATAATTATGACATAATTATAAAAATCCATTTCTATGTATTAGCATAAGTTGTTCCATCATTTGTTAGTGGTTAAAATTTAATGTAGTATTTACATTTGGAACCCAACTCTCACATGATATGCATTTGTGACCAAGATTGGGCTTTGCCTAAAAATTGGTGGTATTggttttgttgtctaatctaagtATTGTGTTTAAAGGGCCAATAGTGGCCTGCTCTGCTTATTGAAGCATTGGCCTTGGGGCAGACCATATATATGGCAGTTAAGTTGGAATTCTAGATCATAATCATTAAGACTGccttattaatatttattatcaaGAGAGAAATAGCCTTTTATCAACAAGCTGTTGTTTATTGTTAACATTTTTGGACTAAGTTTGGGATCGTGAAGTCTCTCGTTTTGTCTGATGCCAATAAGTCTGGTGTTTATCTTGCAAAATTTTGAAGAAGTCATTTAGCTTGCAAGGACTAATGAAGTCATTCTAGATTAACAAATTGTTCTCATTGTTCTAGGTTGGTAAATTATTCTACCAATTAAGGTTGAAATTAATAAGCTAACACATTATTTTTACATCATTTGAAAATGTTTGTAGATGTTTTGTAATTGTTACTTTTTGTTCTTTGAAGAGAAACAAAGTCGGAAAATCCAAATTTGTTCTAAAATTCCACCCTCAAAAAATAAGAGAGACCACCGGCGAGGTAACTTCTTTATTCCTGTGTTTGATGTGTTTTATTTTGAGGATTGTGAATGTCCGAAAAAAGTGAACTAAATGCTGGTTGCTGCAGCAACCAACTTTGCTAGATCACAAAAAACATATGATGTATATATAGTAGTTTTTCCAAATTAACATGTTTGATGACTGATTATAGGAATTGGACCGAGTAATAGCTTGTCCAATGTGAAAAGTAACCTGATGAAGGCGGCAAAATTGGAGTACTGTAATAGGTGACTTGGGATTTGTTTTCTGGATCCAAACCTTATGTTGTATTAATTCTAATAAAGCTCAGTTATTTTTCTTGCCAATAGCCATGAAGCAAAAGTACATGCTCTGATGAGAAGAAATGCTCTGCAACGAAACAGCTTGTCACATCAAAGGTGGATCATTTTTTCTAAATTTGTCAAACCTTATATCTTTGTATATTAGATTAGTTTTAACTAGCCTTTGGAGAGTTATTTAAAATCATGCTTTCATCTTCTGTATCATacactcttctttcttgtttggcAGCATCCCTAGTTCTGCAAAACAGAACAATATCCTTCAAAGTAATCGGGATTCAAGTTCCAGAAATGGAAAACCAGTGGCAAGAAAACAATTGCTTTACCTCATCTTTTCAGGGTTTCTCATGAGAAGGAAAACTTTGGTACCTATTGAGTTCCTACAATTTATGGCACTCTGTCACCGAGGTTCATCGTTGGCATTAGTCTCTTATCGTCCTCCTGTGAGTTTCGTATCTCTATAGAAAGATCTGTGTTGACTATAAATATTTGTTTTATAGCATTAGATTTGAGTTTTATCTCTCGACACTGTATCATGTGTTGTGGCTTCAAGTCACCTCTCTAACTAGATTACAGATTAGGCAATAAATTAGAGCTTAATGGCTATGTGATTACTGCCTGTCGCAAAATGAGCCAATGATGAAGTCATGTTGGTAGAACATGTCGATCTTGATCTTATCTACTGCCCAAAGTTGACCAGATTGCTTTCGATTAGAATTTTTCGTATAAGATTTCTCGATAGCTGCTGCTGGATCAAGCCAGCCACCGTGATGGATTTGATTTGAACATCCAACTCGTTATGTACAGTTATGCCCTTAAACAGTTATGTACAGGTAGAGCTCTGTGGCAAAACCATTGGGTGATGGAACAAGAGAGATACACTGTCAAATGAGGAACAAAGAAACAAAGCGTTACAATTACCAAAACCTCGTggcctctttgtagttcctctgcaTGATGGGTATCTCCCCCCGAGCTTTGGTTGTTTCCCTGCGGCTTCTCAATCTGAAAGCTTCAGCACCGGTTGTGAATGGGATCTGACCCTCTTCGCACTCGACGTTTGCTCGCGCTGTAAGGATCGACAGGCGACGGGCCGGCCGCAGGTTTCTTGCTCGCGTCAATGTCGACAGCATCAACGCTGGCGAGGAAGCGTTGGCTCTTTGCTACCGCGGTTTGCTCTTCGTTCCGCCGGAGAACGAGGCCTACGTTTCTCAGGCCGCACACCTGCTCTGGCTTCCAAGATGACAACAACACAACGCATAGAAGCACCTTAAGGAGGAGCCTACGAGTGTGAGAATCCATTGGTCCTCCCGTCAGCCACAGAGATAGGAGGCGCTTCCGGTTTAGAATTAAAAGGCAGATCCTACTCTTCATGTGCTCTATTCCTGTGGATACAGTCCTCCCATATATCACATACGGGGTTTGGTCTAAAAGCATAAAGCTCAGTGACCCAAAAACGCCTAGAGAAATCAGATTCACTTCAATCATATATGGCTGCAACCGAAGCAAATCCAAGGCTGTTTTAGAAGGTTCTGTCAGGTATGAATAAAGAGATTGGAACACAATCCTCGGGAAGCCAAGTATCTTTCCGGTGGTTCCCTTACTGAGCAAGCACTAAAGGAGGGATGTGTGGGGGGAATAGGGCACCAGCAAACGAAAGACTAGCTTTAGAATTCCCTCTTACAACAACAAGGAAGCGCTCTTATCGATGCAACCCCCAAAAACAATATGTATTGGTACTTAGTTTTTTGTGCTGAGTGAGTTTTCTTTATGCTTTTTTATTGCCGTCTTACTGCTGCAGCTATGCCCCCTCTACCCACCCCACTTCTCCTTTGGATTCGTTAGGCCCCAACTCAACCCCCCCATCAATCACTAAAGCTTGCCTGTGTATCATCCATTAGTTCCTCATGGCTCCCTAATTCACATTCCCTTTTCCTACGAAGAACATATTCCTCTCTTTCACTGTTCCTTTTGCATCTATTTACATTGCTTCTCATCGTCACATTCAACTGTTAGGATTCCTAAAGCACGAGTTCCCTCGCTTTAACGAAAAACTAAGGGGTGACAGCATGGAATTAAGATGGACTGTCACGCATCAGGCGTTTTGTGCTTTTCGCTTTGAGATAAAGCAAAAGAGCAACCGCAGCGGAGGTTGCTGCTTTCCGAGGCCGAAACACTATCATTTATCTGAACCACTGTGCTTCTgcagtaaaaaatataattttgaagaGATATATAGTTGCATGCAAAATACAGATTAAGTTGTTTTTTCGTCCAAGCGTGTCTATTTACTTTGAAGCAAAGCAAAATAGCAACAGCGGATGTCGCTGCTTTCTGAGGCCAGACGATTTTGAACTTGTTTGGATGACTATGCTTCCTCCATCAAAAATAATTTGAACAAATAATATGTTGTATGGAGGACTATTTACTTGGATATGGATATAAATATGTCTCCTGTAGTTTCAGGAGACTTTGAGTGGGTTTTGGaagaaaccataaccacatcgaaGAAAGAAGTAGGAAAGAAGAGAGATAATGATATAGCCACAGGGAAAACAAGGAAATATCATGATTTGGTCCTCTTTCTAGACTACATTTCTTGAGGAAGCAATTTCCTAAAATATTTGGTATCCCACTGAATATTTTTCTATCAAAACAGGCATAAAAGAAAGAGAATCCTAGCTAAAGTGGGCACTTGCTTAAAGCATCGTAGAGAACGACAGTAGAACTAGTGAGTGATCCACTAATTAGCACATCTAAAGGCCTCTTTTGTAGTCTGATATAGAGATAGAGTTGATGGATCTCGGATGAACTAGAGGAGAAATTTGGATATGGTCTTAGAACCCTACAAAACAATTGTAAGTTTTCCTTGAATGTTTAAAATAGGACAACTTAGGAAGTTAGGAAATTGATGCT contains the following coding sequences:
- the LOC135641674 gene encoding uncharacterized protein LOC135641674; the encoded protein is MLRFRNFFCRSKLAATVIWISVSVLVYLAFRISLESSDPSRALVTSSDSESRMSILERRKILYDKMAKDLDEHGAAFLKHGETSQSLSISDLFEQKNDSVTPVLKMADPPVRATVLHLNSEHSIPISEAVREIFLPYFNGVIWFQNVSIYHSSMFHASHHITPVTATDDEIEDEANTVRGVAEVLCPLKIVLDRVVLTSTGVLLGCWQVTSGTDPAVIRAKLRDALPRAPKKQLYDSVLLHTSFARLLGRPKILLEKLETPSNQLQLFHELVSQLNKKLQGFEATMSELWFVEEYDVLALALNGRMKTRRFPLSCTGN